ACGGTATTTTTGAATAATTTTATTGCACTTTGAAAAGGTGGTCCTATCACAATAAGTGAGCCCCGACCCGATAGAAGACAGATCGTCACCTACCACGTCAGACATCACAAAAGATACCGCATTGCATTTGAGGTGTTTTAGGATTCTTCCGCCCTTTACCTGGGAAAGATGTTTTCTTAGGGCGTTTATTTCGTCGATTGCGGCACCAGACCCAAGGAGTACACGGACAAGGTGCTGCTTTTGGGCAAGCGTTACTCCCAAAGGAAGGGACACCAGCGCCGAAGCGCCGCCGGACACCAAAAATACTACGAGGTCGTCTTTTTTTCTGCTTTCCAAAAACGCAATTATTGACATGGCTGCCTTGACGCTAGCATTTGTCGGGAGCGGGTGTCCTGCTCGCAATATTTGGAACTTTTTGTGCGAGAACAGTACACGGTAGTTGCGTGGAACTACGATGATTCCACCGTCGGATTTTATCTTATTGTGTACAAATTGTGCCATCGAGTCGGCAGCTTTGCCTACAGCGACAAGGAAGACTTTATCATATTTTGAGAGGGCGTACGACTTTTTGCCGAGGATCAGTTTGTTCTTTTTTACAAACGTTGGCAAAAAGATCTCAGGTTGAGCAGCATGCAGCCCTGCCTCCAAGATGTCAAGTGCGTCATTTGCAGATTCATCAATTCGATCTTTATTTTGGATCACTGCGATGTGTTGCCATTCGTCAAATTTAAGAACATCCTCATCATCTTCCAGACTTTTGGCGGCAAATTAGGAGAAAGAGTTATTTTCTGACATCCAAGTATGCAATCTGCAACCAAAGTTGGCAAAATCGTCCAGAACAATATGTTGGGCAAATACCACAAATCTCAAAGAGGCAGACATAGTGGCGATCGGAATACCAGACGAATCAGGATCACATTCTACGTGGTTGGGTACTGCAAAAGCTCCAGACGCGATACGCAAAGTGTCAAACGCGCGCGACGTATACATTGAGAAGAATTTTCAATGTCCGGCACTGCCCGCAAAGGGATTGCCAGAGATTCGTGTGCATGACTATGGGAATATCAAAAAACGGCAGATACCGCAAGTATTTGAAAAAATCCTCGCGTTTCCAAAAATCCCAATATCGATTGGCGGGGATCACTCCAACACGACACCGATTTTGAAGGCGTTATCAAAAAAATATGGCAAAATCTCACTTGTTTACTTTGATGCACATCCGGACTTTGTGTCCC
Above is a window of Candidatus Nitrosotenuis cloacae DNA encoding:
- a CDS encoding glycerate kinase type-2 family protein, which produces MIQNKDRIDESANDALDILEAGLHAAQPEIFLPTFVKKNKLILGKKSYALSKYDKVFLVAVGKAADSMAQFVHNKIKSDGGIIVVPRNYRVLFSHKKFQILRAGHPLPTNASVKAAMSIIAFLESRKKDDLVVFLVSGGASALVSLPLGVTLAQKQHLVRVLLGSGAAIDEINALRKHLSQVKGGRILKHLKCNAVSFVMSDVVGDDLSSIGSGLTYCDRTTFSKCNKIIQKYRLQKRLSPQILAVIKNGMRGLVDETPKKPVIPHQIVATNKRCLDAMETTARRLGYKTNRIYPLTGDVAAAAGRLVREFSFAKRSCLVFGGETTVHVRGNGRGGRNQELVLHVLNAASKNALVASVGTDGIDGNTRCAGAMSRTGIPASEIRRYLENNDSNSFFKKHGGLIMTGPTHTNLMDLGVILTAN